From the genome of Streptomyces ficellus:
TCGCCCCGGCCCGCGGGCCCCCACCCGCAGGCGGCGGGAGCCTGCGCGTCCCTGGACACGGCACGCGGGAACCTGGACCGGCTGCGCGGCGACCAGCACCCGTGCACCAAGAGGTTCGACCCGGTCACCGCCCGTGCGGTCGGGGAGTGGCGCGGGACGAGCCTCGACTGGCGCCGGACCTACCCCAACGCCTGCGTCCTGGACACCGCGACCGGGCCGGTCTTCCGCTTCTGAGGGCGTCCCGCGTCACGTGTCGCGGGTGGCCGCCATTCCGATCGTCACCAGCCCGAGCACCACCCAGCCGAACCACAGCCAGCCATTGCTGCCGAGCGCCACCGTGTAGGCCGTCGTCAGGACCAGCGCCCCGATGGTGACCCCGCTCATCGTCTTCGTGGAACCGGACAT
Proteins encoded in this window:
- a CDS encoding SSI family serine proteinase inhibitor, which codes for MSPPQEPREYEVSLRAAAAVAAVLLALAPAVPGHADARDPAPGPAEGLFLTLSGGDESWIRGVRLRCSPRPAGPHPQAAGACASLDTARGNLDRLRGDQHPCTKRFDPVTARAVGEWRGTSLDWRRTYPNACVLDTATGPVFRF